TGAATAATGTAGTACTCCAGATTTATGATATTTTGGTGTATATAGTTATGTCATAATCATTATTAATGTGTACATAATCTTTTAACTAACATATCTTATTCATTTTTAATTTTGACAGGCTATTTACAATTGAATTTAGGGATGACATCGGATCGGGTTTAAGCCAGGTTTAGGTAATCTCAAACCCGGAACCGAACCTACCGGGTCCTTATTTACTTACGAACTATTAGGTAAATAGGTTATCCCACGAGTATTCGAGTCTtaggtttgggtttagggttttgggtttagattttagggtttagagtttaggtttagggtttaggttattgtttagattctagggtgtagggttttgggtttagatttagggtttaggtttagggtttagggtttagattttagggtttatggtttatattttagggcttagggtttaggtttagagtttaggatttagatttaagatatagggtttaaggtttatattttagggcttagggtttagggttagggtttaggttagggtatagatttagggtgtagggtttagaggttaggtttagggtttagatttaccgTTTaggatttaggttagggtttagggtttagattttacgtttagggtttaggtttagggttttgggtttagatttagggtttaggttagggtttagattctagggtgtagggtttagggtttagggttagggtttagagtttttaggggttaggttagggtttagagtgtaaggtttaaagtttagggtttagatttagggtttatgttagggtttagagtttagatttagggtttagggtttagattttagggtttaggttttgggtttagatttagggtttaggatttagattatTGAGTTGTATTAAGTCCGTTACTTTAATTTGAACATCATTTTTTACATTTGAACTTTCGAAATATGATATTGTTTATTTGTGTTATCATGGTTAAAATTGTCTTATAATATCATCATTTCATAAAACCCGCGATACCGCGGGATTTTGAAAGAAAATTTGTTTGTATGTACTCCGTAAATCCGTAATACATATAAAGAACAACATCATGTCCGATAGATGTCCTCGAAGAAATGTTCAAGCGTATTATGAATAAAAGGCACGAGGTACAAGCCAAGTATGAAGACATCTTGCCCATAACATTTTTCCAGATCTACAATGACCCATTTTAGCAAGTTTTATGTAGTTTAATAACATTAGTATCTCTTATGGATGTCAATTTGATATCTATTTGGAGTAGTTTTTAGTGAAAGATGACTGAACTAACAAATTGGAGTTATATATTATTCTTTCTATTGTCAACTATGGACGTATAATTTTCGTCAGTTTCTTGAATGGATGGTGTTCTCATATACCAATTTacaccatcttttttttttttgtagatagCACATGCTGCCATACTATTACTTTATCATATTATGTATTCGTAAGTGTGGAGTTGTAATTGCTTTCAATTATAGTGCTATGTAGTATGTAGTATGTAAATTTTTCATTTTGGCATCTCTTGTATTTTTCATATGTTCTTTTTTATACACATATGATCTATTTATTTCATAGAATGTTTTAAtgctatttattttaattttttgcaGGAAGATAGACTACGCTCTCTTACGGGAGATTATACTCCTAATAAAACAACCAGCCTTCCAACTAAATACCATTCATCAACATGTTAAAAACGTACAATCATGGAGTAATCTGTGTGAAACTCGACTAAAATGTTAGATACAAAGGAAACCTTTTTTCAAGTATTAGTGTTTTCAActttgtgttatatatatatatatatatatatatatatatatatatatatatatatatatatatatatatatatatattcaggttACAACTTGCGCtctttattatcatcattacttcaACATTTACTACATGAACTGTTTTGGTTTCTTAACaacttaataaataaaatataaaatataattattctaACAATTCGAGTTTTGGTTCGTCCTTAAAAAAGTCCCGCGAATTTGCGGATCTTAAGCTAGTTATAAGTTTATAACAGAATTTTATAAAGTTGGCAAACTATTGTATAAAGACGAAAATATCTTGCATTATTATATCTTTTAATTTCGAGTGGAAATCATATTTGATTTGTTCAGTTAGAATATATTCcgtatttaatttaataattatatttgaatTTGATTGATTCTTATAAAATTTACTCATGTTTTGAAGCATTCGAAAGCATGAACTGATAGGGGTTTTAGCTTAAAGTAAGAAAATAACGTGGCAGTATAACACCAGTCTATCCGTTCCTTTTTgtactttatttttatttattttccatagtaaaataataaaataataaacttaaataaatataaataatcataatatcaaCTGGTTCCAAATCTCTATTCATTCATACATCCATGGCCTCTTCATATTACTTAAACATAtgttcttcatcttcatcatcatcttctgttGCAAATATTCCCAAAATAACCTCATCCACATGCTTCCAATCATCAACTGAATCATGTGGCTATAATAGAGTTTCAATCCACAGACCTTCTTTTGACTTTAGAACTTATGCCAAGTTTGACAAGTTTGATACTCAATCTTCAAATGACAATTCACTTCCTAATACAATACAACAAACACTTCAACAACAACAAgtattagatgatgatgaagaagatgaagaagaagaagatgacagGTATCATTTTTATTGTAACAATACTGAATCCTGGCAAAACTATGAGCTTAACTTTTACATATTTGCATTAACTTTTTAAGATTGTGAATTGGAAGTGTTGCATATTCCATATGATATGTTGCACTAGTTATCAGAACTAACAGTTACTTAAAATTGCTATAGTGTGCTTGACTAACTACTAATGTGAATTTTTTAGATAAGAGAattcaacaacaacaaaacccaataccacatagtgGTGTATGGGgacgtgagatgtagacaatccttcccctatccgagaatagaagacaagtcatttctccacccagagtgaaatatCCCTCTCTATATTCGAGGGATAGAgggattgcttccgagtggacctccggccaataagtaggggaaaaaaattaaaataaaaaataaaactgagacgccatgaaaatggtaaaatcaaacttccatgggttttaaatcatgcctgaaatttaatttaggctctaaggcaAGAAGAAAGATCTTAGGTAAAAATGGCAGTAGAAGTAATATTGTACAATGATAATCGATAACTTGTAGATAATTTGAACTTAAAATATTATGCCAAAAATGAGTATAGgagattaattaaataaataacaggCTAGTgtaacattgagttgtagctcaactggtagtggcctgcctctcttagcgataggtcaggagttcgactcaacTGCGCTGCAACATTGCACTCATTGCACTCACTGTTatccctgacctgaagtatccacccatgtcgCCTTTCGCTTAGTACGGCGGCAACGGGGGAGGGGGATTTTACCTGCCATGCTCTCGGATTGGTCCGGGTTCCTCCAGGGCAATAGTTGGGGGCAACATGCTAGTGTTCTCATTTATATGACTTGGATAGCACAAAAACAATAGAGGTTTTTCCTGTTCAGGCTACCCGGAGAAGGGAATGTTTTTACATGGATGTACACATTGAACTTGAAACATCTTGTGAGGATACAGGATCCCAATAACTAGGCTAATCTTGGAATGGTTTGTATAGCACAAAGTTTGTACCTTTGCTTCCTTGTGTAAAAGTGATTAGTTAGCATCTGATAATATTTTAAACTATCAGGTTCTACCTTGTAATTAAACTAAACATATAGATATGTTCCATGGCATTTAAATCATTACCTTGTTCATGAAGAATACTGTTTAGCTTGTGGTGAGGTGACTATATAGGTCTGTTTATACTTCTTGTTTATGATAGTACTACATTTTACAGTGGTTATTGTCATTATTTTTTAGAATCTATTGTGTTGTAAAGATTCTATTTTGTTAAAGCAGATAATCATATACTGTGAAATGTGCTTCAGTTGCTTGCCTTCGGATTTGGAGGGTGCAGTACGACAGTCAAGTGAAGCAAGTGCTGCGTTTGTGTCCTCTGGAGGAATGAGAGCCATTGTATGTTCTACAAACACTTAAATATCTCAATTATTGTTCGACTTATGTATGCAtaaatttgagcaaaaatgttactctTCCCAAGTTTGCAGCTAATTCAAGTACAATTATTACAATGTTGTGTTTGCAGGTGGAGCTCTTAATCCCACAACTGCAGTTCCTTGATGATGAAGGTGCCCAGGCTGAACTATGGGAACTTTCAAGAGTTTTTATCGATACCCTCATACAAGAAACAGGATGcgaggttagtattattattatgattatattatttatccgAATAAACTTTCTATTTTGTTATTCTGATCATATTCATATTCATCAATAGAGAGTGAAAGCAATATATCCTGATGCTGGCGCTGCTGCACTTCTGAAGTACAATTGGACCAATGCCACTTTTGGTTTCGCTAGGTATATTAAATATCACTATGATATGATTTGGTTAATGCAATTAAATTAATACAATGAGTTTGGAGTTAGCAATAATTTTGAATTTGTGGTATCCGTGTGCGTTTAGCTTAAGTGACCGAAAGCCTGTGGAGAAAGAAGACGAGATTGTCGTGATGGTACTGCCTGATTATCAGATGCTGGAATACGTAGAACGAATCGCTTCTGATCTTTCAGATGATCCAGTAATGCTTAAGCCTTTCACTGTTCATTTTGCTATTAGTAAGGAAATTTTTTGACGTTTTTGTTATGCGCTTATTGTATAGCCACGGCCTCTCATTATGTGGAACCCTCGTCTGATTAGCGAGGAAGTTGGAATCGGATTCAACGTACGAAAATTGAGAAGATACTTCTTAAGGTAACTATTTTTAATGGATATATTAATCAATCATATTTAATTCAATGCTTAATCATACTGTTTTTGTACACTGTGCAGAACTTTCACAACGGTTTACTCAATGAAACCTTTACCCACAGGAGCTGTATTTAGATGTTATCCAGGGTAATACTCGTTTTGTCCATATAATTTTTCAGTCACTCACTGTTCGATTAATACGTAATATCCAAATTTTGTTAATATCTGACCAGATTATGGAAGGTGTTCTTCGATGACAAGGATAGACCAAACCGTTACATACTAGGTAAGGAAATGATAAGCCGCCCCGACTCAGAAGACATCGAGGTTAGTAAAGTACATAATTAAGGACTTATATATAGtccatattgttattgttatttaataatgataatgatcatgatcatcattagaaagtaataaataaaatatttGTTTGGTTGTTTGCAGATGATATTTGGAGGAGGTGGAGATGATTCTGAGGAGAGTCCATCTTT
The window above is part of the Rutidosis leptorrhynchoides isolate AG116_Rl617_1_P2 chromosome 1, CSIRO_AGI_Rlap_v1, whole genome shotgun sequence genome. Proteins encoded here:
- the LOC139885653 gene encoding uncharacterized protein codes for the protein MASSYYLNICSSSSSSSSVANIPKITSSTCFQSSTESCGYNRVSIHRPSFDFRTYAKFDKFDTQSSNDNSLPNTIQQTLQQQQVLDDDEEDEEEEDDSCLPSDLEGAVRQSSEASAAFVSSGGMRAIVELLIPQLQFLDDEGAQAELWELSRVFIDTLIQETGCERVKAIYPDAGAAALLKYNWTNATFGFASLSDRKPVEKEDEIVVMVLPDYQMLEYVERIASDLSDDPPRPLIMWNPRLISEEVGIGFNVRKLRRYFLRTFTTVYSMKPLPTGAVFRCYPGLWKVFFDDKDRPNRYILGKEMISRPDSEDIEMIFGGGGDDSEESPSLVSEAVGIFKSLNKFMKFISK